acaaaatcttTTAAAGGCTGATAATATTGGAAGCGTAGGCAAATCATTTCAGGAGAATTGCGTATTTGATCAAACAaatctgactctgactccatAATAAATACAGCTGTTCCAGCCATCGCGAAAGCAACGAAAATAACCGATGGAATAAAGGCATgcaataaatgaaatttgcgaaaagttttcacaccattaattgaatttgtatgCATGTTCGAAGAATGATCAACATTCTTAGGGACTGTCATACCGGCTGATGAATTCGAGTTAGCTTGTGGATAGCACAGTCTAGACGCGTAGCCCGTGTattgtttcatattttctttatgttttctGGACTGATCATAGCCACTACCGCTTTCAGCGGAGGAATGTTCGGTCAACTCTCGGTATGGAAATCCAGTCAACGgttttgaaaaataattggCACTATCATGGTTTGAAGAACGTAAACGAGACTCCTCGCAAACGGGCTCTAAAATAGGCATTTGAATACATCCGTTGCTATCGATTATGCAAGTGCTCTGATCCTGCGGATGAGCGCCATAAATATGATTGCGATTCATTTGTACATTGCAGGAGCCCAACGGTTCAGACATTGTTGAACGAGGTAAGCTACTGTAACCTGTTCAAAAAATATGGTTCGTTAGACTTCCTTTTATTTAGAGGTCAATAGCGAATTTGCTTACGTATTTGTGATAATTCTCCCTGGGGACTGGAAGGAGTGGCTGGAACACTGCTTGCCTTTCGCTTACTCGAACTGGaaccatttattttttgttcgcGTAAagcatttatattttcagtTAATATTTCTCGCTCAGTTCGGCCAGTGTATCGGAATTTTGTACCCCAGGAGAAAAAACCTCCACCAGAAACAACGGCTGCATTTTCACTATTGGGCAGTCTGAAATGATGAAATTTACCAATGAATGCATTAATCTGTCCAATCTTATCAAACTTACGTAAAAAACAGCATTTGTTCGATTGCACACCTCCACAGATATCGACAAGCAGCTCCCGATGGGCATTTAAATCCAATAGTGTGCTTTTTCTATAAATCAATGTAAGCTGTagtaaaaattaaatagtttattTCCTTATACATACAGGTTCACGGCTGGCATCAGTATAACTTAAATgtgcaataaacattttcccttCAAAGTTAATCTTATG
The sequence above is a segment of the Drosophila subobscura isolate 14011-0131.10 chromosome U, UCBerk_Dsub_1.0, whole genome shotgun sequence genome. Coding sequences within it:
- the LOC117900914 gene encoding FERM domain-containing protein 5 isoform X3 encodes the protein MFKSKQEGSLVYKCTVRLLDDSDVVECEFQAFHKGIYLLDYLCGELNIKEKDYFGLRYVDGSKQRHWLDLAKSLIKQSKDLDPILFSLRVKFYPADPFRLTGISRIMLYKQLKRDLRHGRLYCSFGEAAALGALIVQEELGDYNEKFHIGDYVSSLELALRQTENLEKKIMELHKKREAGQDSFLAIHDFLGIARTLETYGIEPHPVKDHRGSQLYVGINNSGISTFIAGKRSQHFRWNEVHKINFEGKMFIAHLSYTDASREPKKHTIGFKCPSGAACRYLWRCAIEQMLFFTENAAVVSGGGFFSWGTKFRYTGRTEREILTENINALREQKINGSSSSKRKASSVPATPSSPQGELSQIRYSSLPRSTMSEPLGSCNVQMNRNHIYGAHPQDQSTCIIDSNGCIQMPILEPVCEESRLRSSNHDSANYFSKPLTGFPYRELTEHSSAESGSGYDQSRKHKENMKQYTGYASRLCYPQANSNSSAGMTVPKNVDHSSNMHTNSINGVKTFRKFHLLHAFIPSVIFVAFAMAGTAVFIMESESDLFDQIRNSPEMICLRFQYYQPLKDFVLQKFGRKD
- the LOC117900914 gene encoding FERM domain-containing protein 5 isoform X2, producing MFKSKQEGSLVYKCTVRLLDDSDVVECEFQAFHKGIYLLDYLCGELNIKEKDYFGLRYVDGSKQRHWLDLAKSLIKQNLDPILFSLRVKFYPADPFRLTGISRIMLYKQLKRDLRHGRLYCSFGEAAALGALIVQEELGDYNEKFHIGDYVSSLELALRQTENLEKKIMELHKKREAGQDSFLAIHDFLGIARTLETYGIEPHPVKDHRGSQLYVGINNSGISTFIAGKRSQHFRWNEVHKINFEGKMFIAHLSYTDASREPKKHTIGFKCPSGAACRYLWRCAIEQMLFFTLPNSENAAVVSGGGFFSWGTKFRYTGRTEREILTENINALREQKINGSSSSKRKASSVPATPSSPQGELSQIRYSSLPRSTMSEPLGSCNVQMNRNHIYGAHPQDQSTCIIDSNGCIQMPILEPVCEESRLRSSNHDSANYFSKPLTGFPYRELTEHSSAESGSGYDQSRKHKENMKQYTGYASRLCYPQANSNSSAGMTVPKNVDHSSNMHTNSINGVKTFRKFHLLHAFIPSVIFVAFAMAGTAVFIMESESDLFDQIRNSPEMICLRFQYYQPLKDFVLQKFGRKD
- the LOC117900914 gene encoding FERM domain-containing protein 5 isoform X1, coding for MFKSKQEGSLVYKCTVRLLDDSDVVECEFQAFHKGIYLLDYLCGELNIKEKDYFGLRYVDGSKQRHWLDLAKSLIKQSKDLDPILFSLRVKFYPADPFRLTGISRIMLYKQLKRDLRHGRLYCSFGEAAALGALIVQEELGDYNEKFHIGDYVSSLELALRQTENLEKKIMELHKKREAGQDSFLAIHDFLGIARTLETYGIEPHPVKDHRGSQLYVGINNSGISTFIAGKRSQHFRWNEVHKINFEGKMFIAHLSYTDASREPKKHTIGFKCPSGAACRYLWRCAIEQMLFFTLPNSENAAVVSGGGFFSWGTKFRYTGRTEREILTENINALREQKINGSSSSKRKASSVPATPSSPQGELSQIRYSSLPRSTMSEPLGSCNVQMNRNHIYGAHPQDQSTCIIDSNGCIQMPILEPVCEESRLRSSNHDSANYFSKPLTGFPYRELTEHSSAESGSGYDQSRKHKENMKQYTGYASRLCYPQANSNSSAGMTVPKNVDHSSNMHTNSINGVKTFRKFHLLHAFIPSVIFVAFAMAGTAVFIMESESDLFDQIRNSPEMICLRFQYYQPLKDFVLQKFGRKD